The Montipora capricornis isolate CH-2021 chromosome 1, ASM3666992v2, whole genome shotgun sequence genome contains a region encoding:
- the LOC138054808 gene encoding dolichyl-diphosphooligosaccharide--protein glycosyltransferase subunit STT3B-like isoform X1, whose amino-acid sequence MEVELKEDVATKDRKVDSTEAKTQTIGWQSLITFIILSLAWLVGFASRLFAVIRFESIIHEFDPWFNYRSTHHLVSHGYYNFLNWFDERAWYPLGRIVGGTVYPGLMLTSASLHWILNTLHITVHIRDVCVFLAPTFSGLTSIATYLLTKELWNDRAGLFAACFIAIVPGYISRSVAGSYDNEGIAIFALQFTYFLWVKSVKTGSVFWAACTSLSYFYMVSAWGGYVFIINLIPLHVFFLLLMGRFSFKIYVAYTTFFIMGLLMSMQVPFVGFQPIRTSEHMAAAGTFALLQAYAFLVYLRGKVSWSDFKNIFVFAVVSVAGVVFIAVVLLTYAGYVAPWSGRFYSLYDTGYAKIHIPIIASVSEHQPTTWVSFFFDLHVLICTFPAGLWMVVKQINDERVFVVLYATTAVYFAGVMVRLMLTLTPVVCILAAIAFSVTLDNYLLDDRPSQNKKAASDEAEVDGNVEENDKKRRKDLYEKPGKKKPQTTKQISKQDEMEKEEDGGMIGANLKGMVVMCIVMMLMMFAVHCTWVTSNAYSSPSVVLASTNYDGSRNILDDFREAYFWLRQNTDDNARVMSWWDYGYQIAGMANRTTLVDNNTWNNSHIALVGKAMSSNESSAYKIMKMLDVDYVLVIFGGVIGYSGDDINKFLWMVRIAEGEHPQEIKESDYFTPQGEFRVDSAGSPVLLNCLMYKMCYYRFGEMQLDFRSPSGFDRTRNVEIGNKNFKLEHLEEAFTSEHWLVRIYRVKDYANRVKSSVPMRSTNLNPKSKYIPRRNNRKGHIKDKLNVIQGKRINRRGKKKSKTKKTN is encoded by the exons ATGGAGGTCGAACTGAAAGAAGACGTTGCAACAAAAGATCGAAAAGTCGATTCTACGGAGGCAAAAACACAGACGATAGGATGGCAGTCACTTATCACGTTTATCATTCTGTCCTTGGCATGGCTGGTAGGTTTTGCAAGTCGCCTTTTTGCGGTGATTCGGTTCGAAAGCATCATCCACGAGTTCGATCCTTG GTTTAACTACCGTTCAACTCACCACCTTGTGTCACATGGCTACTATAATTTTTTGAATTGGTTTGATGAGAGAGCTTGGTATCCACTGGGTAGGATTGTGGGAGGAACT GTTTACCCAGGGTTGATGCTGACTTCAGCTTCACTGCATTGGATTCTAAATACACTGCATATCACTGTGCACATTAGAGATGTTTGTGTCTTCCTTGCGCCCACTTTTAG TGGTCTTACATCCATTGCCACATACTTGCTCACCAAAGAACTGTGGAATGATAGAGCTGGTCTATTTGCAGCTTGTTTTATAGCCATTG TTCCTGGTTACATATCACGTTCAGTGGCAGGTTCATATGACAATGAGGGAATTGCCATCTTTGCTTTGCAGTTTACTTACTTCCTTTGG GTAAAGTCTGTGAAAACAGGCTCGGTTTTCTGGGCAGCATGCACCAGTCTGTCCTACTTTTATATG GTGTCAGCTTGGGGTGGCTACGTGTTTATCATTAATCTCATTCCTCTTCATGTATTCTTCCTTCTTCTCATGGGACGCTTCTCATTCAAAATTTATGTCG CATATACAACTTTTTTCATCATGGGTCTCCTTATGTCTATGCAAGTTCCTTTTGTTggctttcaaccaatcagaaccaGTGAACACATGGCTGCGGCAG GTACATTTGCTCTCCTTCAAGCCTATGCATTTCTGGTTTACCTTAGAGGCAAAGTGTCTTGGTCTGATTTCAAGAACATCTTTGTCTTTGCTGTTGTTTCTGTTGCTGGTGTTGTGTTTATTGCTGTTGTTTTACTCACATATGCTG GTTATGTTGCACCTTGGAGTGGAAGATTTTATTCGCTGTATGATACTGG TTACGCTAAGATTCACATCCCAATCATAGCATCTGTCTCTGAGCATCAGCCTACCACCTGGGTGTCGTTTTTCTTTGATCTTCACGTCTTGATCTGCACCTTTCCTGCTGGTCTATGGATGGTAGTGAAACAAATTAACGACGAGAGAGTGTTTG ttGTGCTGTACGCTACAACAGCTGTGTACTTTGCTGGTGTGATGGTTCGTTTAATGCTGACTTTGACACCTGTGGTGTGCATCCTGGCGGCCATTGCGTTTTCCGTTACTCTGGACAACTACCTGCTAGACGATCGGCCATCCCAAAACAAGAAGGCCGCATCGGACGAAGCTGAAGTCGACGGCAACGTCGAAGAAAAtgacaagaaaagaagaaaggatCTTTATGAAAAG CCTGGCAAGAAGAAACCTCAGACCACTAAACAGATCAGTAAACAAGACGAGATGGAGAAAGAAGAAGATGGTGGAATGATTGGCGCCAACCTGAAAGGGATGGTGGTCATGTGTATtgtgatgatgttgatgatgttcGCAGTACATTGCACTTGGGTCACTAGCAATGCCTACTCCAGCCCTTCAGTTGTATTGGCCTCTACTAATTACGACGG GAGTCGCAACATTTTAGATGATTTTAGAGAAGCATATTTTTGGCTAAGGCAAAACACTGATGACAATGCCAG GGTTATGTCATGGTGGGATTATGGGTATCAGATAGCTGGAATGGCCAATAGAACGACTCTTGTAGACAATAACACGTGGAACAACAGTCATATTGCACTC GTTGGAAAAGCCATGTCATCCAACGAATCATCGGCCTATAAGATCATGAAGATGCTTGACGTGGACTATGTCCTGGTGATATTCGGAGGCGTGATTGGTTACTCTGGTGATGACATCAATAAGTTCCTGTGGATGGTCAGGATTGCTGAGGGCGAACATCCGCAGGAAATCAAG GAGTCAGACTATTTTACTCCTCAAGGGGAGTTCCGTGTGGATTCTGCTGGTTCACCCGTACTGTTGAACTGTCTCATGTACAAAATGTGTTACTATCGGTTTGGCGAAATGCAA TTGGACTTCAGATCGCCTTCAGGTTTCGACAGAACTCGAAATGTAGAAATTGGAAATAAGAACTTCAAATTAGAACATTTAGAAGAAGCTTTTACTTCGGAGCATTGGCTTGTTAGAATATACAG GGTCAAAGATTACGCTAATCGAGTCAAGAGTAGTGTTCCAATGAGGTCAACAAATTTAAACCCGAAAAGCAAGTACATTCCAAGGCGG aatAATAGGAAAGGACATATCAAAGATAAACTCAATGTAATTCAAGGAAAAAGAATCAATCGACGAGGAAAGAAGAAGAGCAAAACCAAGAAGACCAATTAG
- the LOC138054808 gene encoding dolichyl-diphosphooligosaccharide--protein glycosyltransferase subunit STT3B-like isoform X2 has product MLTSASLHWILNTLHITVHIRDVCVFLAPTFSGLTSIATYLLTKELWNDRAGLFAACFIAIVPGYISRSVAGSYDNEGIAIFALQFTYFLWVKSVKTGSVFWAACTSLSYFYMVSAWGGYVFIINLIPLHVFFLLLMGRFSFKIYVAYTTFFIMGLLMSMQVPFVGFQPIRTSEHMAAAGTFALLQAYAFLVYLRGKVSWSDFKNIFVFAVVSVAGVVFIAVVLLTYAGYVAPWSGRFYSLYDTGYAKIHIPIIASVSEHQPTTWVSFFFDLHVLICTFPAGLWMVVKQINDERVFVVLYATTAVYFAGVMVRLMLTLTPVVCILAAIAFSVTLDNYLLDDRPSQNKKAASDEAEVDGNVEENDKKRRKDLYEKPGKKKPQTTKQISKQDEMEKEEDGGMIGANLKGMVVMCIVMMLMMFAVHCTWVTSNAYSSPSVVLASTNYDGSRNILDDFREAYFWLRQNTDDNARVMSWWDYGYQIAGMANRTTLVDNNTWNNSHIALVGKAMSSNESSAYKIMKMLDVDYVLVIFGGVIGYSGDDINKFLWMVRIAEGEHPQEIKESDYFTPQGEFRVDSAGSPVLLNCLMYKMCYYRFGEMQLDFRSPSGFDRTRNVEIGNKNFKLEHLEEAFTSEHWLVRIYRVKDYANRVKSSVPMRSTNLNPKSKYIPRRNNRKGHIKDKLNVIQGKRINRRGKKKSKTKKTN; this is encoded by the exons ATGCTGACTTCAGCTTCACTGCATTGGATTCTAAATACACTGCATATCACTGTGCACATTAGAGATGTTTGTGTCTTCCTTGCGCCCACTTTTAG TGGTCTTACATCCATTGCCACATACTTGCTCACCAAAGAACTGTGGAATGATAGAGCTGGTCTATTTGCAGCTTGTTTTATAGCCATTG TTCCTGGTTACATATCACGTTCAGTGGCAGGTTCATATGACAATGAGGGAATTGCCATCTTTGCTTTGCAGTTTACTTACTTCCTTTGG GTAAAGTCTGTGAAAACAGGCTCGGTTTTCTGGGCAGCATGCACCAGTCTGTCCTACTTTTATATG GTGTCAGCTTGGGGTGGCTACGTGTTTATCATTAATCTCATTCCTCTTCATGTATTCTTCCTTCTTCTCATGGGACGCTTCTCATTCAAAATTTATGTCG CATATACAACTTTTTTCATCATGGGTCTCCTTATGTCTATGCAAGTTCCTTTTGTTggctttcaaccaatcagaaccaGTGAACACATGGCTGCGGCAG GTACATTTGCTCTCCTTCAAGCCTATGCATTTCTGGTTTACCTTAGAGGCAAAGTGTCTTGGTCTGATTTCAAGAACATCTTTGTCTTTGCTGTTGTTTCTGTTGCTGGTGTTGTGTTTATTGCTGTTGTTTTACTCACATATGCTG GTTATGTTGCACCTTGGAGTGGAAGATTTTATTCGCTGTATGATACTGG TTACGCTAAGATTCACATCCCAATCATAGCATCTGTCTCTGAGCATCAGCCTACCACCTGGGTGTCGTTTTTCTTTGATCTTCACGTCTTGATCTGCACCTTTCCTGCTGGTCTATGGATGGTAGTGAAACAAATTAACGACGAGAGAGTGTTTG ttGTGCTGTACGCTACAACAGCTGTGTACTTTGCTGGTGTGATGGTTCGTTTAATGCTGACTTTGACACCTGTGGTGTGCATCCTGGCGGCCATTGCGTTTTCCGTTACTCTGGACAACTACCTGCTAGACGATCGGCCATCCCAAAACAAGAAGGCCGCATCGGACGAAGCTGAAGTCGACGGCAACGTCGAAGAAAAtgacaagaaaagaagaaaggatCTTTATGAAAAG CCTGGCAAGAAGAAACCTCAGACCACTAAACAGATCAGTAAACAAGACGAGATGGAGAAAGAAGAAGATGGTGGAATGATTGGCGCCAACCTGAAAGGGATGGTGGTCATGTGTATtgtgatgatgttgatgatgttcGCAGTACATTGCACTTGGGTCACTAGCAATGCCTACTCCAGCCCTTCAGTTGTATTGGCCTCTACTAATTACGACGG GAGTCGCAACATTTTAGATGATTTTAGAGAAGCATATTTTTGGCTAAGGCAAAACACTGATGACAATGCCAG GGTTATGTCATGGTGGGATTATGGGTATCAGATAGCTGGAATGGCCAATAGAACGACTCTTGTAGACAATAACACGTGGAACAACAGTCATATTGCACTC GTTGGAAAAGCCATGTCATCCAACGAATCATCGGCCTATAAGATCATGAAGATGCTTGACGTGGACTATGTCCTGGTGATATTCGGAGGCGTGATTGGTTACTCTGGTGATGACATCAATAAGTTCCTGTGGATGGTCAGGATTGCTGAGGGCGAACATCCGCAGGAAATCAAG GAGTCAGACTATTTTACTCCTCAAGGGGAGTTCCGTGTGGATTCTGCTGGTTCACCCGTACTGTTGAACTGTCTCATGTACAAAATGTGTTACTATCGGTTTGGCGAAATGCAA TTGGACTTCAGATCGCCTTCAGGTTTCGACAGAACTCGAAATGTAGAAATTGGAAATAAGAACTTCAAATTAGAACATTTAGAAGAAGCTTTTACTTCGGAGCATTGGCTTGTTAGAATATACAG GGTCAAAGATTACGCTAATCGAGTCAAGAGTAGTGTTCCAATGAGGTCAACAAATTTAAACCCGAAAAGCAAGTACATTCCAAGGCGG aatAATAGGAAAGGACATATCAAAGATAAACTCAATGTAATTCAAGGAAAAAGAATCAATCGACGAGGAAAGAAGAAGAGCAAAACCAAGAAGACCAATTAG